A genomic region of Serinus canaria isolate serCan28SL12 chromosome 1A, serCan2020, whole genome shotgun sequence contains the following coding sequences:
- the HBP1 gene encoding HMG box-containing protein 1 isoform X1: MATGSSDTLEHPNMVWEVKTNQMPNAVQKVLLVVDKRTSGMNESLELLKCNENLPSSPGYASCDEHMELDDLPELQAVQTDSTPPALFQLGADVSHQECSRPSWSQHTSNSNPENAYSCENGVNWLTELANIATSPQSPLMQCAFYNRSSPVRIIATSKSLHSYARPPPGSSNSDPNFSKNDVDETPVRHERANSESESGIFCMSSLSDDDDLGWCHSWPSTVWHCFLKGSRLCFHKGRNKEWQDVEEFARSESCGKEENLPVSPYKDYGSNGLKLISHEESISCGESVLKLTFDPGTVEDGLLTVECRLDHPFYVKNKGWSSFYPSLTVVQHGIPCCEMHLGDLCLPPGHPDAINFDDSGVFDTFKSYDFTPMDSSAVYVLSSMARQRRASLSCGGANNQDAERSECSSKNCASAASSHLSSNPLYSKAGKSHSSGTASTVSATSPNKCKRPMNAFMLFAKKYRVEYTQMYPGKDNRAISVILGDRWKKMKNEERRMYTLEAKALAEEQKRLNPDCWKRKRTNSGSQQH; the protein is encoded by the exons ATGGCGACGGGTTCG TCAGATACTTTGGAGCATCCTAACATGGTGTGGGAAGTGAAGACAAATCAGATGCCTAATGCAGTTCAGAAAGTCCTTCTGGTAGTGGACAAGAGAACTTCGGGGATGAACGAGTCACTGGAGTTGCTGAAGTGTAATGAAAACCTGCCCTCTTCTCCTGGATATGCATCCTGTGATGAGCACATGGAACTTG ATGATCTTCCTGAATTACAGGCTGTGCAGACAGATTCTACTCCACCTGCACTTTTTCAGCTTGGTGCTGATGTTTCACATCAGGAATGTTCAAGGCCTTCATGGAGCCAACATACCTCAAACAGCAATCCAGAAAATGCTTATTCTTGTGAGAATGGGGTGAACTGGTTGACAGAATTAGCAAATATAGCCACAAGTCCTCAGAGTCCTTTGATGCAGTGCGCTTTTTATAACAG ATCATCTCCTGTTCGCATAATAGCAACAAGCAAAAGTTTACATTCCTATGCACGTCCTCCACCAGGATCTTCAAACAGTGATCCTAACTTCTCCAAGAATGATGTAGATGAAACACCAGTCAGACACGAAAGG gcaaATAGTGAATCAGAATCTGGCATTTTCTGCATGTCATCACTTTCAGATGATGATGATTTAGGATGGTGCCATTCCTGGCCCTCAACTGTCTGGCATTGTTTTCTAAAAG GCTCTCGCTTGTGCTTTCATAAAGGACGCAATAAAGAATGGCAAGATGTTGAAGAGTTTGCAAGATCTGAAAGctgtggaaaagaggaaaacctCCCAGTCAGTCCTTACAAG GACTATGGTTCCAATGGTTTGAAGTTGATTTCTCATGAAGAAAGCATTTCCTGTGGTGAGTCAGTGCTGAAGCTGACTTTTGATCCTGGCACAGTGGAGGATGGCTTACTTACTGTAGAATGCAGACTCGATCATCcattttatgttaaaaataaag GTTGGTCATCTTTTTATCCAAGCTTGACTGTGGTACAGCATGGCATTCCATGCTGTGAAATGCATCTTGGAGATCTGTGTCTACCTCCTGGACACCCTGATGCCATTAACTTTGATGATTCAGGTGTTTTTGATACAtttaaaag TTACGATTTTACCCCGATGGACTCCTCTGCAGTGTATGTGCTCAGCAGCATGGCTCGCCAGCGTCGCGCTTCACTGTCCTGTGGGGGAGCAAACAATCAAGATGCTGAGAGATCAGAATGCAGTAGTAAAAACTGTGCCTCTGCTGCATCGTCACATCTTTCCTCCAATCCTTTGTACAGCAAAGCTGGCAAAAGCCACAGCTCAGGGACTGCAAGTACTGTGAGTGCCACTTCTCCAAACAAGTGCAAAAGACCAATGAATGCCTTCATGCTTTTTGCCAAAAAATACAGAGTTGAATACACTCAGATGTATCCAGGGAAAGACAACAG AGCCATAAGTGTGATACTTGGCGACAggtggaagaaaatgaaaaatgaggaaagaagGATGTACACACTAGAAGCCAAGGCcttggcagaggagcagaagcGTTTAAATCCTGACTGTTGGAAAAGAAAACGAACGAATTCT gGCTCACAACAGCATTAA
- the HBP1 gene encoding HMG box-containing protein 1 isoform X2: protein MVWEVKTNQMPNAVQKVLLVVDKRTSGMNESLELLKCNENLPSSPGYASCDEHMELDDLPELQAVQTDSTPPALFQLGADVSHQECSRPSWSQHTSNSNPENAYSCENGVNWLTELANIATSPQSPLMQCAFYNRSSPVRIIATSKSLHSYARPPPGSSNSDPNFSKNDVDETPVRHERANSESESGIFCMSSLSDDDDLGWCHSWPSTVWHCFLKGSRLCFHKGRNKEWQDVEEFARSESCGKEENLPVSPYKDYGSNGLKLISHEESISCGESVLKLTFDPGTVEDGLLTVECRLDHPFYVKNKGWSSFYPSLTVVQHGIPCCEMHLGDLCLPPGHPDAINFDDSGVFDTFKSYDFTPMDSSAVYVLSSMARQRRASLSCGGANNQDAERSECSSKNCASAASSHLSSNPLYSKAGKSHSSGTASTVSATSPNKCKRPMNAFMLFAKKYRVEYTQMYPGKDNRAISVILGDRWKKMKNEERRMYTLEAKALAEEQKRLNPDCWKRKRTNSGSQQH from the exons ATGGTGTGGGAAGTGAAGACAAATCAGATGCCTAATGCAGTTCAGAAAGTCCTTCTGGTAGTGGACAAGAGAACTTCGGGGATGAACGAGTCACTGGAGTTGCTGAAGTGTAATGAAAACCTGCCCTCTTCTCCTGGATATGCATCCTGTGATGAGCACATGGAACTTG ATGATCTTCCTGAATTACAGGCTGTGCAGACAGATTCTACTCCACCTGCACTTTTTCAGCTTGGTGCTGATGTTTCACATCAGGAATGTTCAAGGCCTTCATGGAGCCAACATACCTCAAACAGCAATCCAGAAAATGCTTATTCTTGTGAGAATGGGGTGAACTGGTTGACAGAATTAGCAAATATAGCCACAAGTCCTCAGAGTCCTTTGATGCAGTGCGCTTTTTATAACAG ATCATCTCCTGTTCGCATAATAGCAACAAGCAAAAGTTTACATTCCTATGCACGTCCTCCACCAGGATCTTCAAACAGTGATCCTAACTTCTCCAAGAATGATGTAGATGAAACACCAGTCAGACACGAAAGG gcaaATAGTGAATCAGAATCTGGCATTTTCTGCATGTCATCACTTTCAGATGATGATGATTTAGGATGGTGCCATTCCTGGCCCTCAACTGTCTGGCATTGTTTTCTAAAAG GCTCTCGCTTGTGCTTTCATAAAGGACGCAATAAAGAATGGCAAGATGTTGAAGAGTTTGCAAGATCTGAAAGctgtggaaaagaggaaaacctCCCAGTCAGTCCTTACAAG GACTATGGTTCCAATGGTTTGAAGTTGATTTCTCATGAAGAAAGCATTTCCTGTGGTGAGTCAGTGCTGAAGCTGACTTTTGATCCTGGCACAGTGGAGGATGGCTTACTTACTGTAGAATGCAGACTCGATCATCcattttatgttaaaaataaag GTTGGTCATCTTTTTATCCAAGCTTGACTGTGGTACAGCATGGCATTCCATGCTGTGAAATGCATCTTGGAGATCTGTGTCTACCTCCTGGACACCCTGATGCCATTAACTTTGATGATTCAGGTGTTTTTGATACAtttaaaag TTACGATTTTACCCCGATGGACTCCTCTGCAGTGTATGTGCTCAGCAGCATGGCTCGCCAGCGTCGCGCTTCACTGTCCTGTGGGGGAGCAAACAATCAAGATGCTGAGAGATCAGAATGCAGTAGTAAAAACTGTGCCTCTGCTGCATCGTCACATCTTTCCTCCAATCCTTTGTACAGCAAAGCTGGCAAAAGCCACAGCTCAGGGACTGCAAGTACTGTGAGTGCCACTTCTCCAAACAAGTGCAAAAGACCAATGAATGCCTTCATGCTTTTTGCCAAAAAATACAGAGTTGAATACACTCAGATGTATCCAGGGAAAGACAACAG AGCCATAAGTGTGATACTTGGCGACAggtggaagaaaatgaaaaatgaggaaagaagGATGTACACACTAGAAGCCAAGGCcttggcagaggagcagaagcGTTTAAATCCTGACTGTTGGAAAAGAAAACGAACGAATTCT gGCTCACAACAGCATTAA